In Chiloscyllium plagiosum isolate BGI_BamShark_2017 unplaced genomic scaffold, ASM401019v2 scaf_27909, whole genome shotgun sequence, the sequence CCGCGGTGGGATAACCACACGCAGTCCGTTATGGCGGCTGGCCCTCATCGAACCGCCACGCGCATCCACCATGAAACTCACCAGGAACCTGCCGAGAGACAGTGACAGGGCGTGAGGTACTGCCAGGGGGGCAACAGACATACCCAGGGGTCACCATCCTACCCGGGGTCAGAGAGAGACATGAGGTCATCAGCTGGCTCACATACAAGATGGGGCAAACCAATCAATCCCAACAGGCCCTGCTTTCCAGTgccaagaggaggccattcagcccctcaggccagCACTACTATCCAACATCATAAGGCCTCTCCCACACCACAACTGTGTCCGAACTGCCTCACACCTGAACAGCTCCCTCTTCCCAATCCCAGCCTGGACCCAGAATGTCCCCAGTGGTCAGACCATTTCTCCTTTGGAGGTGGGAGGGGAGGTGAGGGCACCAATGATCCCAGATTTCCATTTCAGCACCGAGGGAAAACCGAGGGGTAACATCGCCCCGGGATTCCCCAAGGTGCACCTGCCTGGTCGCACTGTTCCTCATTGTCCCCATTACCTCCCTATCCCGGCCCTGGATGGGGAGGGGGCTGGGATGGGAGAATCACATGTCCGTGATTACAGTCAGCCCCCCAGACCCCACGGCTGATCCCACCCCATTGCCGTCCAGAGGAGCTCTGGGGAGATAGCCCGTATTCAGGCCATTCCCTCCCCTGGTGCAATCTCCCTCTCCCCAGCCCAGCTCGCCTCTGGGCTCCGGGTGTATTGCTGTGAATTCCGTTACTCCCCAGCAGGAGGTGCAGATGGCAAAGAGCGACCTTTAACATGGAAGATTTGGCGGTTAGTATCTGAAGCCGCAGAAAGCCAGCGAGCAGAGAAATACCCCGATGGAGAGAAGGCGGGAGATGCAGCTGGAACGCTGGAGCTCGGGAATATTCCTCAGGACTGGGGCTTTGGGCTCAGCGACTGAACGCAGGGTTCGCATGGTGTGTAGGGAGATGGATCCGAGTGTGACCCACAGTGGCACCCTGCTCCCCCACATCGCCCACCATCCCCAATCTGCTCCCCACCGGGTCCTGACGGAGTgtcgcacgcgcacacacacacgatgCTTCCTGGCCTCAGACGCGGAGTCATCTGTCCACAGCCTGGGCCCAGCAGAGCGCAGCCAAGGGGCCCTCTCATCGCTGACCTGACCCACACACAACCCACTTTCACCTCCTGCCCTTGCTCAGAGGTCATGTCTCCCACTGCAGCGTGGCCCAGTGTCAGTGCCCGCCCCTCTCTGACCTTCGGGACACTCAAAAGCAGTTGGTTTTCTGTCCATTCCTGTCAGTCAGCATGTGTGACACTGTCTTTGCTCCACTCCcacccctccatctctctctctctctctctctctctcatttgtcCTGGGTTTCCGCTCAGGAGAAACCATTGGAGGGAAATTGTGACAGTGGGCTGAACACTTCTGttcctccctccacagatgctgcagaacttgctgagtttctccagcacttcagagatcattcccagcatccacagtggaCGGTCCAGCTCccgctgccccttgtccttcccgatggaagtggccgtggggtttggaaggtgctgtctgaggatcctgggggagttgctgcagtgcgtcttgtagatggtacccactgctgttactgagcgtcggggggtggagggagtgggggtggggacaatCGAGCGGGGGGGGCTGCTTGGTCGCTGGATGGTGTCGAACTTCGAGTGTTGTCGGAACTGCCCCccaccatccagggcaagtggggagtattccctcacaccctcctgacttgggccttgtcgatgggggggggtggggaaacagGCTTTGGAAGGGATGCAGGAGGGGGGGTGACTCACTGCAGGATCCCCAGCCTTTGAGCTGCTCTTTGGGGCTGGTGTAGTAGAATTTCTGGTTAGTGCTAACACCCAGGGGGTTGATAGTTGGAGAGTGGGGGAgatcagtgacggtaacaccattgaaagtcaaCTGACCAATGGGTGAGATCGTCTCTTAtcggtgatggtcatagcctggcatttgggGCGGCACTAATGGTATTGtcacttgtcggcccaagcctggatattgtccagaatcttgttgcatttgagcctGGGCGacttcagtatgtgaggagttgcgaatggtgctgacaTTGTGCAATGGTCAGTGAACAGCTGACCTTCCGATGGAGGGAAAAGCTCATTGGTGAAGACGGTTGGGTGTGGGACAccaccctgagggactcctgcagcgACATCCTGCAGGTGAGATGACTGAGCACCAACAACCGTTTTCCTGTGCGCCAGGTATGACgccaaccagcagagagcttgccctgcgccccccccccccctccgcccACCCGCTGCTACCCACTGTTTACAGTTTTGATGCCACAGTCAGTTAAACtcagccttgatgccaagggtggtcactttctcctcctcccctctggaattcaactggatgattagattagattcccgacagtgtggaaacaggcccttcggcccaacaagtccacaccgaccctctgaagagcaacccacccagacccatacccctacatttaccccttacctaacactatgggtaatttagcatggccaattcacctgacctgcacatctttggactgtgggaggaaaccggagcacccggaggaaacccacgcagacacggggagaatgtgcaaactccacacagtcagtcgcctgaggctggaatcgaacctgagaccctggcgctgagaggcagcagtgctaaccactgtgccaccatgccatggtccacgtttgaaccaaggctgcaacgggttcaggagctgagtgaccctggcggaacccaatgtgggcgtcactgagcaggttaccgCTGAGCGAGTGCTGCCTGAAAGCACCCTCCCATCACTTCAGCCCTGACTGAGAGGAGACTGATGAGGCAGCCATCGGTCAAGCTGAATTTGTCCTGCTCTTGTGCGGAGGGCCTACCTGGGCACTTTTCCACATGGTGGGGAAAATGCCAGTATTCTGGACCAGCTTGGCTGGGGGAGCACCGTGCTCTGAGAGAGCTGggaggaggtttccttgcccatgttcaaGCTGAAGTCATGAGACATCAAGAGGCAagattgaggactcccagggtgaCTCCCTCCcggctgggtctgtcctgccggtgggacaggacatatccaggaatggttACGGTGGTATCTGTCACATGGTCTGTAAGGTATGGTTTCCTGAGTGTGACTAGGTCAGGATGAGTCTGggagacagctctcccaagtAAGGCAGCTTTTGCGGGGTCGACAGGGCTGTGTTTACTGGCATCGCTCCTGGCTGCCTCCAGCTGTTGCCAGCACCCATCCCCTCTGAGACAGGTTGGGACGACAGGCTGAGAGATTGTTGGGGAATGTCCAGAGGGCCCTCCccagtaggtctggagtcaccgAGGGTTCTGGCTCCtgatgtggggtggggtggggtgggggttgcgGGGAGACAGGGGGCAGACCTGCTGGGCATCCCGGTGCCCTCAATCCCAACAGGACCAGCTCCCCGCGGGTGGGGATGGGAAACGGGTTTCCCTGCAGCAGCACAGTCTGGAATGGGGTGAGGCTCTCCTTGGTCAGGATGACAGGGAAGTGGGGGCATGATAAGCCAAGCGTCGGGTGGTTAGCATTTGGatgtggaggtggcccaggacccgCATGCCTGTGGAGGagttggggggtgtgggggggggggggggggggggggaggggagagagaaacaaacacacagacagtgagtgaGATCTCCTGCCCAGATTCACACAGGGCTCCCCTCctcagagcgagagagagggagggaggccgCGAGACAAACAGAAAGGGTgaggcagagagaaagacagagagagagagagacgacggTGCATACTGACCTGCACATGGTCTCTGCAATCCCACTTACCCAGTGAGGACAGCCCTATCACTGGGGCTGTCTGGGGAGTCAGTGCTCTCAGGCACATCCCAGGCTGCTGTCAGGGTTTTGCTGGTGGAACAAAGCGAGAGATTGTGTGAGGGGGtctgcagacagagagagagagagagagagcggccTGCGCTGTCAGGCAgagggacagacacacacacacacacacagacgcctCACTTACCCTGTGTGGATGGGGCTGGCGATGGGGCTGATGTTGTCTGATGTCTCTGTCGCTGGGCTGCCGGGTGTGAAGGAATCTTCGTCGACGTCCTTGGACGCTGACCCAGATGGCTGCCTCccgcagagacagacagacagacagacagacagacagatgggaGGACACACAAAGACAGATGTGAAAATCGAGAGGGAGGAACTGTTCCCGGTCACAATCAGAACGAGGGGGGCCAAAGGTCCAAGGGTGatggacaaaataaaaagaacgTTTTGCGGCAGTGAGGAGTCTTTTCTCCGCCCCCCCTTCCCCAGTTGGTTCATGGGATGGGGgccatctttttttttaagttcatttGTGGGTcgtgtgtgtcactggctgggcccagcatttattgccctgttcCCCCCCTAACTGcccccttgtgaaggtggtggggggggtgagctaccttcctgaactgctgcggTCCTGTGTGGTGGAGGGACCCCCCCGACACACAGCACCCTGAGGGAGGGAggcccaggattctgacccagcgaccgatatatttccgagtcgcgaacggtgaggggctcggagggggaACTTGcggggggggtggtgttcccatgtacctgatgccccttgtccttcccgatggaagtggccgtggggtttggaaggtgctgtctgaggagcctgggggagttgctgcagtgcgtcttgtagatggtacccactgctgttactgagcgtcgNNNNNNNNNNNNNNNNNNNNNNNNNNNNNNNNNNNNNNNNNNNNNNNNNNNNNNNNNNNNNNNNNNNNNNNNNNNNNNNNNNNNNNNNNNNNNNNNNNNNNNNNNNNNNNNNNNNNNNNNNNNNNNNNNNNNNNNNNNNNNNNNNNNNNNNNNNNNNNNNNNNNNNNNNNNNNNNNNNNNNNNNNNNNNNNNNNNNNNNNNNNNNNNNNNNNNNNNNNNNNNNNNNNNNNNNNNNNNNNNNNNNNNNNNNNNNNNNNNNNNNNNNNNNNNNNNNNNNNNNNNNNNNNNNNNNNNNNNNNNNNNNNNNNNNNNNNNNNNNNNNNNNNNNNNNNNNNNNNNNNNNNNNNNNNNNNNNNNNNNNNNNNNNNNNNNNNNNNNNNNNNNNNNNNNNNNNNNNNNNNNNNNNNNNNNNNNNNNNNNNNNNNNNNNNNNNNNNNNNNNNNNNNNNNNNNNNNNNNNNNNNNNNNNNNNNNNNNNNNNNNNNNNNNNNNNNNNNNNNNNNNNNNNNNNNNNNNNNNNNNNNNNNNNNNNNNNNNNNNNNNNNNNNNNNNNNNNNNNNNNNNNNNNNNNNNNNNNNNNNNNNNNNNNNNNNNNNNNNNNNNNNNNNNNNNNNNNNNNNNNNNNNNNNNNNNNNNNNNNNNNNNNNNNNNNNNNNNNNNNNNNNNNNNNNNNNNNNNNNNNNNNNNNNNNNNNNNNNNNNNNNNNNNNNNNNNNNNNNNNNNNNNNNNNNNNNNNNNNNNNNNNNNNNNNNNNNNNNNNNNNNNNNNNNNNNNNNNNNNNNNNNNNNNNNNNNNNNNNNNNNNNNNNNNNNNNNNNNNNNNNNNNNNNNNNNNNNNNNNNNNNNNNNNNNNNNNNNNNNNNNNNNNNNNNNNNNNNNNNNNNNNNNNNNNNNNNNNNNNNNNNNNNNNNNNNNNNNNNNNNNNNNNNNNNNNNNNNNNNNNNNNNNNNNNNNNNNNNNNNNNNNNNNNNNNNNNNNNNNNNNNNNNNNNNNNNNNNNNNNNNNNNNNNNNNNNNNNNNNNNNNNNNNNNNNNNNNNNNNNNNNNNNNNNNNNNNNNNNNNNNNNNNNNNNNNNNNNNNNNNNNNNNNNNNNNNNNNNNNNNNNNNNNNNNNNNNNNNNNNNNNNNNNNNNNNNNNNNNNNNNNNNNNNNNNNNNNNNNNNNNNNNNNNNNNNNNNNNNNNNNNNNNNNNNNNNNNNNNNNNNNNNNNNNNNNNNNNNNNNNNNNNNNNNNNNNNNNNNNNNNNNNNNNNNNNNNNNNNNNNNNNNNNNNNNNNNNNNNNNNNNNNNNNNNNNNNNNNNNNNNNNNNNNNNNNNNNNNNNNNNNNNNNNNNNNNNNNNNNNNNNNNNNNNNNNNNNNNNNNNNNNNNNNNNNNNNNNNNNNNNNNNNNNNNNNNNNNNNNNNNNNNNNNNNNNNNNNNNNNNNNNNNNNNNNNNNNNNNNNNNNNNNNNNNNNNNNNNNNNNNNNNNNNNNNNNNNNNNNNNNNNNNNNNNNNNNNNNNNNNNNNNNNNNNNNNNNNNNNNNNNNNNNNNNNNNNNNNNNNNNNNNNNNNNNNNNNNNNNNNNNNNNNNNNNNNNNNNNNNNNNNNNNNNNNNNNNNNNNNNNNNNNNNNNNNNNNNNNNNgcaccccgcccatatccctccaaacccttcctattcatatacccatccagatgcctcttaaatgctgtcattgtaccagcctccaccacttcctctggcagctcattccatacacgtaccaccctctgtgtgaaaacgttgccccttaggtcccttttatatctttcccctttcaccctaaacctatgctcctctagttctggactcccccaccccagggaaaagactttgcctatttaccctatccatgcccctgataattttgtaaacctctataaggtcacccctcagcctccgacgctccagggaaaacaggcccagcccgttcagcctctccctgtagcataccaaacaccaccttcacgaCAGAGAAGACCCAAGAGAGGGCAACAGCGACTGCAGAGAGGGGTATTCCTCTCCATTCCCACCCAACACCTCTGGGGCTTCCTCTACACCTGTCCGGCCTGTACCAGCTGGGACCAACCACTCACCCAGTtcttacacacatgcacacaggcacatgcgcacacacacacactcacacgcacacacacgcgcacaggcacacgcacacacatacactcacacgcacacgcacacatgcacacacactcaaacacaggCACACGCGCATACGCAggcacacacatgcgcacacgcaggcacatgcacacacgcaggcacacacacacatgcaggcacacacacgcagaggcacacgcacacacaggcacacacaaaaGCACAcggacaggcacacacacaggcacatgcacacacacaagcacacaggcacaggcacacacagacacatgcacacacacacagacatgcacacacacatgcacactctcacacgcacaggcactctctcacactcacacacaagcacatgtacacacacacaggtgcacacacacacaggcgcacgcacacacacaggtgcacacacacaggcacatgcacacacacatgcacagggGCACACGCGaactcacacacgcacatgcgcgcacacacacaggcacacacacacacacacacacacacaggtgcacacacagacaggcacaggcacacgcacacacacaggcacatgcacacagacacatgcacacacacacacagacgcacgcaCACAGGcagatgcacatacacacacacatgcacatgcaaacacagacaggcacacacacacacatacaggcacatgcacacacacacacaggcacatgcacacacacacacaggcacagatacacacaggcacatgtgcacacacacatatacagaggcacacacacacactcatagacacacagacacagacaacacacacacagaatcacagacacTCAGACACACGCAGACACCCACGCTCTCAGTCAGATACACAATCATAgacacccacactctcagacagtcagtcagtcacacacacacagacacccacacacatacacacacagtcacagacacacacaccataaCCCCATGGACACAGTGCCTGAGGTGGGAGTGAATTTCTCTCGAGGTGGTGAGCAGGATTGGAGCACTCACCTTCATCCTCCGAAACATCCAAGATTTCATCCACCGTTTCTGGAAAGCTGAGTCTGTGCTTCTCTGTTCCTGCCTGTGGGGCAAAGCCAGACACTGGGGGGTTAGTGCGATCACAGCAGCAGGAAAACGAGCTGGGGACACGTCGCTCCTGACAGGGCCCCCGCTCTCTTTGGCTCCCATCAGCACTCTCTGCGCTGAACCCAGCTGCTCCCTGAACAGAGGACAGGAGCAGACACATCAGTGAGGGTTGAACCAGGGAACCCAGTCGCGATCCAAGGAAacacagtgtctctctctctctctctctctctccagtactGCTCTCAATCTGAACGTTTACAATAGCATTCAAATAGGTGACAACCACAGCAAGTCAGAAACAACCCAGCCATCTGTATGTTTTCTCACAAGGAATCATTGCACTGGATTAAAGGCGGAGAGAGCCGAAGGGGGTACAAATGACTCTGAGGGACTTGGAGATGTACACTGTTATTGCGATCCCAGTTGATGGTGGACCTGGATTGGTATGATCCGAGAGTGAAACCTGGCTGGATGGATGGGAATTTTGTTTCGGAGGAGACGGCCTTTTCAGTGAAATGTCAACTCGCAGCGTTTGCAGGTTTGGTCTtggcaatacaaaaaaaaacaagttgggTACTCCAAAGACAAAAACATGCAATGAAATAAAACATAGGGTCTAGGAGTTTAAAGAGTTGGAGAAACACAGTCAAAATATAATCTCATTAATCCCAAAAGCATTCCTCAAGTGGAATCACTTCCAAAGGGCTGAGTTTCAGCGTGATTTCAACTCACAGCCTTGAGAATCTGAGGGTCTCTCTTCGGCGGCCACCAGAG encodes:
- the LOC122546514 gene encoding ankyrin-1-like isoform X2, with the protein product MNQLGKGGRRKDSSLPQNVLFILSITLGPLAPLVLIVTGNSSSLSIFTSVFVCPPICLSVCLSVCLCGRQPSGSASKDVDEDSFTPGSPATETSDNISPIASPIHTGFLVSFMVDARGGSMRASRHNGLRVVIPPRTCTAPTRITCRLVKSQKLVSPPPLVEGEGLGCRVIALGPAGTHFLG
- the LOC122546514 gene encoding ankyrin-1-like isoform X1 — encoded protein: MNQLGKGGRRKDSSLPQNVLFILSITLGPLAPLVLIVTGNSSSLSIFTSVFVCPPICLSVCLSVCLCGRQPSGSASKDVDEDSFTPGSPATETSDNISPIASPIHTGKTLTAAWDVPESTDSPDSPSDRAVLTGFLVSFMVDARGGSMRASRHNGLRVVIPPRTCTAPTRITCRLVKSQKLVSPPPLVEGEGLGCRVIALGPAGTHFLG